The Megalobrama amblycephala isolate DHTTF-2021 linkage group LG1, ASM1881202v1, whole genome shotgun sequence genome segment CCTCCCGCACGAGTAACTACATTCGTAATTGAACGAATTGTCCGTGCATGGTGCTCTAGTTCAGTAAAGTATGGGATTGCAGGGTCAGTTTGTAAACATTCTATGCACCGAAGGACACGcgaaagaaaattaaaaatttcgTCAGAGTTTGCAATAACACACGAGTGATCACATACGAAAAAGCCTATTGTAAAGAATAACAACAAATACTTCATTCTTTAAACAAGTTTGGATGGAGTAATATTTAAGATATAACTTCCGGTTGCAACGAAACGACTTCCGGACACACTAAAATGTTTTTGCTCTCTCACACGTGAGAATGTTTGCAGGTGCAGGCACAACAGTACTTGGGCAGTTACAGGGTATATGCAAGGACTTTGCGTAACCGCACGTGTTTTATATATGTGCCCAAATATATGTTAGTCAGCGCAAGTGTTTCACATGTATGCGCAAGTATTTTACATGAACGTGCAAGTGTTTCACATGTATGCGCAAGTATTTCACATGAACGTGCAAGTGTTTCACATGTATGCGCAAGTATTTCACATGAACGTGCAAGTGTTTCACATGTATGCGCAAGTATTTCACATGTATGCGCAAGTATTTCACATGAACGTGCAAGTATTTCACATGAACGTGCAAGTGTTTCACATGTATGCGCAAGTGTTTCAATGTGTTTAGTCCCATTCGGCCTCCCATATAAAAGGGCATGACAAATCATGACATAAGGCTGACATCACACACAAAACCCTCGATGTTTGTATACGTGCATACCAGCATACCATTACGACATCCTTCATGAATAAACATGACATCTGATGTTTGTATACGTATATACCAACCAGGCCATACGTACCATCGCGTCACATATGCAAATATAGTCTCAAATACAACAATTGCATTGGCTGCTGTGTGTGTTGTCGCGTCACCGCGAACAAACAGTGCGTGTTGACACGGTCAAAAGTCACGCGTTTCGTTTAAAGACATTTGGCCCCGTTCgcgttaatgttaatgttatgcTCATAGTTATGCTGCGTTCaaaccgaacgcgtctggggcgtctggagcgtctgatttacatgtgGCTACTCAGGCAGGCGCTCGCTCACTCAGTACGCGCTGAAGGCTCTTTGCAAAATGGCTAATGTGTTTAACACATAGACTGTAAAGGTTTAACAGACCAGAAATAGAAGATCGTCCAAATAACCAACAGGTCTGGTGTTTGGGTGCACTTTGGATTCCCTGTAAGCTatataacattttcatttttttataaggagctgtttttgttttatctctttcgagcgtgagtttaaaatattctaatctccccccagagtgagtttttttttttaatgcaaccattattttagaacgtttgcctttaatgtttccataggGACGCGTCTTGTGTCACTAGCGCTGAgcgcagcaacaataacactgtatgacagatggatcgctattattttgtttttccttgtttatttaaaatattcacaaacttgcttaccatgttatcaactatctgatattccgatcctcaaatatgtgtaagtgagtgtgttttgtcgtttaaaagcctttataaatgatctttatcttgatctataacgcgagataggcgccgccatcttagtttgcgctgcagttcacagagttctgtcagtcggatttacagcaggtgaattcatcattttctcccgaaatatatgcaagtaagtggctggtgaactggaagaataatagagtaaactttatagttacttaggcccattatgtgtgtctgatatgaataaatatcgGCAAATTGTatatgaatggattgttattgctccttccactgatgtctgacatcagtgtgcattttataaactctaaatatattgttttaatggtgcttatgcgtataTAAATGTCTGAAATCTTAAAAGAATGAACGTTAAAGAacgttatgtggctgaaaacactgcatagttgtgataaAACGTACCGAACCGAACCGTGACACCAGTATCGTATCGAACCGAACCGTGAAGTTTGtgaaccgttacacccctaatatatatatatatatatatatatatatatatatatatatatatatatatatatatatacacacacacacacacacacacacacatttactatgTGTAAATCTATGTGTAACATTTAttagtgctaaataaaaaaatttttttaaaaaatggtgtaaattgaagacttttttttttattattaaaaggtaagtatgatggaccaaaacatttaaagagaagtaatttcttaaaaattaagtgttatgtaacccactgaatcattctcagacttacagtgggtacggaaagtattcagaccctcttaaatttttcactctttgttatattacagccatttgctaaaatcatttgttcatttttttttcctcattaatgtacacacagcaccccatattgacagaaaaacacagaattgttgacatttttgcagatttattaaaaaagaaaaactgaaatatcacatggtcctaagtattcagaccctttgctcagtatttagtagaagcacccttttgatctaatacagccatgagtctttttgggaaagatgcaacaagtttttcacacctggatttggggatcctctgccattcctccttgcagatcctctccagttctgtcaggttggatggtaaacgttggtggacagccatttttaggtctctccagagatgctcaattgggtttaagtcagagctctggctgggccattcaagaacagtcacggagttgttgtgaagcctaGGGCTGTTCGATTCAGATTCCAATTCCTGTTTCTGGAATCGAAAGAATCGATTCCAagaatcgattttttttttataaatgccaACACCGTGTCTAACATTGTCGCGTCTTACCGTGCCACATAGCAAGTAACTGTGCGTTCACACCGCCGGCGGCGAGAACGTCAAAATTAGCTCTGGCCGCCCTGCTGTCGACGCTGTCGAAAGATTCTTGGACGCCCTGACGTAGATCGAATGCTTAAACatcatttaaaggggccgcaaatCAATTAAGCATATCGATCTTGTGCAGACTGACCACAAGATGAAATCTTTTAAATGTGAAAGTAAGAAATTGATTGATGGAATTAACTTACGTAATTATACATGTTTGATAACGAAATAAAGCAGTTAAAAGCTATTTGTGTGGTGTGGCTTTTGTGTTAATGGTTTAGTGCTAGTCTAATTTCAACATTCAGTTTCTAGGAGACGTTTAGCCTTcgtatttaattaattaacattaatattcatTTGTGTGCAACCTACATTACAAACTATCCTGGCTGAAGTGTATCCTTCTTAACGCAATTGGTCAAATCGGTGTTGTTTTGAGCAAATGAATTGCATTCCCGCTGAATAAAAGCGTTCTAGCGGCAAAATGTTGCCTATAATAGTGTTGCGCGCCTACTCATCAATATCACTATGGATGATCAAGTTGTTGCGTTTGGTGTGGCATTGCTCTACTTGCGGAGAAGACGTCGGAGATCGGTGTGGGTGCATGCCATTCTCCAAGCCCGTCAACAGCTCGGGGAATATCACCGGCTGGTGCAGGAGTTGCGGCTGGATGACAGCAGGTTCCAGCGATACTTCAGGCTGGACAGGGACCAGTTTGACAGCCTGCTGTCAAAAGTGGGGCTGCGAATTGCGAGGCAGGACACCAACTACCGGCGCGCAATTAATGCGGCTGAGCGCCTCGCAATTTGTCTACGGTGAGTTCatgatttctttttctttgttttaatttttgttgaaatttcatttttttccttttgttaaGTAAATAGAATAAAGAAGTGGCATGAAAAAAATACTCAAGAGAAGTACAAGTACCTCAAGTTTGCACACAAGTAGGCTACAGTACTTCAGTAAATGTACTTAGCTTCTGTTCACCagatttgtttgttcattttgccTAATTGTTGTTTTTTGCAGATTCTTGGCCACTGGAGACTCCTACCGCACCATAGCTTTCAGCTATCTTGTGGGAGTGAGCACCATGGCAGGAATTGTTGGAGAGGTCGCCAGGGCAATATGGGATGCCTTGGTGCAGGAGGTCATGCCAGTTCCCACCACTGAGGACTGGCGAAGCATCGCCACTGACTTCCTCCATCGGTGGAACTTCCCCAACTGCCTTGGGTCCATCGATGGAAAACATGTTGTGATCAGGGCCCCTGACAACTCGGAGTCCCTGTTCTTCAACTACAAGGGAACTCACTCTGTTGTGCTCCTGGCAGTGGTAGATGCCCAGTACTGCTTCCGGGTAGTGGATGTGGGCAGCTACGGGAGGACGAGTGATGGTGGTGCGCTGGCTAACTCCCCCTTCAGCCAGGCACTCCGGGATGGGACCCTTGGCCTGCCACAGGATGCTCTGCTGCCAGGTGCAGAGCATCTGGGACCACAGCCTCGTGTGTTTGTGGCTGATGAGGCCTTTCGACTACGCAGAGACCTCATGCGGCCTTTCCCAGGACACAATCTGCCTGGCAGGCAAAGAATCTTTAACTACAGGTTGTCACGGGCAAGGCTGATTGTTGAGAATACCTTTGGTATTCTCACAGCTCAGTGGCGTATTTACAGAGGAGTCATTGAGATCAGCCCTGCCAATGTGGATGCCTGTGTGAAGGCTACCTGTGTCCTGCACAACTTCCTGAGGAGGTCTACTAATATCACCAGGATGCCCATACCATCGGCTGGAGATGTGGAAGCTGCTGGGTTACAGGAGGTCACCCGAGTGGGCAGCAACAACGCTACACGGGAGGCCATTCGTGTCCGGGAGAAATTTATGTCATATTTTTCCACAGAGGGAACTGTCCCCTGGCAACCTGTGGCATAAGCTATTACTTTTaacggctcttttaagagccaccaATTAATCAAAAAAGCAAGatttccataaatatatctgtgTGTGTTGCTGCTGATAAGTAAATCAGAGCCACTATTTAATGTCTGTGCATATTACCCTGTGTTCTCAGATCTTTGGTGTGTTCGTGCAGTGTTAGTCCTGGCTGTGTTTGAGTCTCTCTGGCATCGTTCCTGTTTTGGATATTCCCCGTCGAGGCAGTTTTGGATTACCTATTGGATTCTTGTCAGGACTGGTTTACCCATTGCAGTCTCTGTGCTACCAAGAAATACTTTGCCCCGACATCTGACCCTTGCTGTCTTTCCTGCTGCTCTTTTTCTTAATAAACTGGAATTTGCTGCCTTCACTATTGAatcctttttatttcatatgaCAGTACTATTTAAAGACACCATTAACATCTAGTTAAGTATATCATATTAAGGGAATATTAACATAGTTATAAtacatttgaattaaattatttaatgtataaaaatatgtgggtaatacattataaataaattttttatatatttatcattattcctatattttaaataattcattattgCATTTTCTGAGTATATTTAAGtgttcaagtgtactacaagtgatatgtaaatacattttttaatacagaTAGTTTGGTACAAGCACATTTTAGAtcattcatggtgtctcaaaatagcacagttgagtacactgttcttaagattatcttaagaagtactaaagaagaattttttgtatattaagtGCAAAATTAGTGCaagaaaatagagcactttaagtgcattatggaagtgtacttttaCCTGGGCCCCCTACACATTTTCAATATGATATGGTAAAATATAATAGatttgtaataatataaa includes the following:
- the LOC125244566 gene encoding putative nuclease HARBI1, which produces MDDQVVAFGVALLYLRRRRRRSVWVHAILQARQQLGEYHRLVQELRLDDSRFQRYFRLDRDQFDSLLSKVGLRIARQDTNYRRAINAAERLAICLRFLATGDSYRTIAFSYLVGVSTMAGIVGEVARAIWDALVQEVMPVPTTEDWRSIATDFLHRWNFPNCLGSIDGKHVVIRAPDNSESLFFNYKGTHSVVLLAVVDAQYCFRVVDVGSYGRTSDGGALANSPFSQALRDGTLGLPQDALLPGAEHLGPQPRVFVADEAFRLRRDLMRPFPGHNLPGRQRIFNYRLSRARLIVENTFGILTAQWRIYRGVIEISPANVDACVKATCVLHNFLRRSTNITRMPIPSAGDVEAAGLQEVTRVGSNNATREAIRVREKFMSYFSTEGTVPWQPVA